In the Bacillus amyloliquefaciens DSM 7 = ATCC 23350 genome, ATGATCCGCTGCTGCGCGAACATAGTGAATTGGCAGCTGTAAACTATCATTCTCACTTTGTCATCTCTGGAGAGCGGGCACACATCAAAAAAATCATGGACGATTTGAGAGAAAAGCAGATTCCTCATCAGCTATTGCCGGTATCATACGGATTTCACTCGGCGCTGGTTGATCAGGCGGAGCTGCCGTACAAGCGTTTTTTAGCCCGGAAATCAATCCGGACTCCGTTTATACCGTACATTTCCAGTATGACCGGAGAGGCTGAGACCGATATTCAAGCAGACTTTTTCTGGGATATCGTCAGAAAGCCGATTCGATTCCGAGAAGCGCTTCAATTCGCAGAAAGCCGTGAAAAAGGCTTGTATATTGATGCCGGGCCGTCCGGCACATTGGCCGCATTTGCCAAACAGATCCTTCCCGCAGGGTCGGCAGAACGCATACGAACCATTATGACGCCGTTTCATAAAGAACAAACACATTTGCAGCAAATCGAAGACATCATTTTATCATCGCCCGGAAGGAGACTGTAAGATGATCAGCTTTGTTTTTCCC is a window encoding:
- a CDS encoding acyltransferase domain-containing protein translates to MSQPIVFMFSGQGSQYYQMGKELFAHNAAFRRKMLDLDDFAVSRFGFSVVKEIYHTANRLSDPFDRLLFSHPAIFMAEYALAYALEQKGIRPDYVIGASLGEYAAAAVSGVLSAEDALDCVLEQAEIITETCRNGSMLAVLGDPRLYQDDPLLREHSELAAVNYHSHFVISGERAHIKKIMDDLREKQIPHQLLPVSYGFHSALVDQAELPYKRFLARKSIRTPFIPYISSMTGEAETDIQADFFWDIVRKPIRFREALQFAESREKGLYIDAGPSGTLAAFAKQILPAGSAERIRTIMTPFHKEQTHLQQIEDIILSSPGRRL